The following is a genomic window from Haloterrigena alkaliphila.
AGTCGTTGCGAACGTCCGACCGAGTTTATTCGAGCACTCGGTCTACGGTTCTCCGAAGCGGTACCGTGCGCTCGCTCGGTGGCGATCGGTCAGTGAGAAGGGCGAACGTACCACCCCCCGAGACCGTTCGCAAGGCCAAGAGTATCGGTCGGCGGGAGTGAGACGATACTGTAGGGATCGGCTGATCGTCACGAAAACCCGTCTCCGAACGACCGAACGAACGGAACGAAGTGTCACAAATGGTGAAATAAGATTCGGCAACAATAAATGATCGATAAAAAACATTTTGAGAAGCGGTCACGACGGTACAGCACAACGTGAGCGAACCCACTCCCAGCCAGTCCACATGAGCATCCACTTTCGAGCCTGCACAACGATGGTCGTTGCTCCCGATTCGATCGGCGTCATCCCGCGGCTTCCGACCGAGCGCATCGAGCCATTCATCGCGGTCATTTCGCCTCGCCACGTCCGACCGATCCAGATGGAATGGAGTCCGCATCTCGCAGCCCTGGTCGGTATTTTGGCACTCGTGCTCCTCGGTAGCGTCCTCGTCGCTCGCAACCGACTCGACGAACAGAACGCGTTCGTCGCCGATCCGGAACCGCGACACCAGGAGTTTCTGACCGATCGGGAGCGAGTCGAACAGCTCATCCGCGAGAACGGCGGGCGGATGAAACAGTCGGAGATCGTCGACGCGGTCGATTGGTCGAAAGCGAAGGTCAGCCGACTGCTCGCCGAACTCGAGGACGACGACCAGGTGACGAAACTCCGACTCGGTCGAGAGAACCTGGTCTGTCTACCGGGCAACGAACCGACGGCGTCACAATCGCCCGAACACCCGCGAAACGAGTGAGCCGTCGGACGCGAAGCTATCAACAATCGTTGTTTTCCAGCACCGAACGGTCACGGGCGTAGCGGCGCACTCGACGTAGTATCCAGTTTCGGGATGTAATGGTTGTGGCCGTTTATGCGGCGAACCCGCGATTAGCCGGTGCCTTCACGGCACAGACATGAATGCACGCAATCAGCTATTCGTAGTACTCATGGCGTTGATGATGGTGTGCTCGAGCGGGGCGATGGTCGCCAGCGCAGCGGTCGCTGGGTCCGTCGACGAGCACGACCAGACCGACGGTGAGTACGCTATTCAGGACAACGAGACAGCTCCAGCGGAGGAGCCTGTAGACACGGGTGAGAACGTATCGGATAACGAGACGGGAGCCGAAGAACCCGTCGACGAACCGAACGACACGATCGAGGAAGACGGCGGGGCTGCCAGTCAGGGCGCCTACGTGAACTTCTCCGCTCAGACGACCGCGGGCGAGACGGTCGTCGTCAACAACGTCACGACGGCGAGCGGCGGCTTCGTCACGATCCACGACAGTAGCCTGCTCGTCGGAAACGTCTTCGAGAGCGTCATCGGCACCTCCGAGTATCTCGAGCCGGGCACCCACGACAACGTCACGGTGACCCTCGACGAACCGCTCGAGGAAGACGAGACGCTCATCGCGATGCCACATCGCGACACGAACGACAACGAGACGTACGACTTCGTCGATAGCGAGGGTGCGGACGATCCGCCGTACCTGACGGCTGACGACGAACCGGTGACTGACGACGCCGTCGTCAGTATCAGTGGGGCCGACGAAGCGCCGGTCGAGGAAGAACCGGTCAACGAGACGCCGACTGAAGAGGAGCCGGTCGAGGAAGAACCGGTCAACGAGACGCCGACTGAGGAAGAACCGGTCGAGGAAGAGCCGGTCAACGAGACGCCGACTGAAGAAGAGCCGGTCGAGGAAGAACCGGTCGAGGAAGAGCCGGCTGAGGAAGAACCAGTCAACGAGACGCCGACCGAAGAAGAGCCAGTCGAGGAAGAGCCGGCTGAGGAAGAACCGGCTGAAGAAGAGCCAGTCGAGGAAGAACCGCCAGCTGATGAAGAGCCACCGGCTGAGGAAGCACCGACCGAGGATGGAGACGGAGAAATCAACGTCGTCATCGAACAGGCGACGATCTTCGTGTTCATCAGCGAACTTCCTGACAACGTCTCGGCCAGCGAGAACATGTCCGGCGTCGAAATGGACGGTATTACGGTCGATGCCGGCAACCATACCGCAGTCGACTCGAACGACACCGCTGCCCACGCTAACGTGACCAGCGACCTCGAGATCACGCTCGACGAGGTGTCAGTCGCTTCGTCCAACGGGGATCACACTGCGATGGGCCAAGCAAGCGATCAGACTGACCAACGGTCAGCAGCGAGTTTCCAAGGGTCAGTCGAGGTAGTCATTGAACAGGCGACGATCTACGTGTTCGTCGGAGATATCGGAGCCGAACAGCCTGTCAATGAAACGCCGACCGAAGAACCGCCGGCTGCGGAAGAGCCGCCGGTTGAGGAACCACCGGCTGAAGAAGAACCGGTCAATGAGACGCCGGTCGATGAAGAGCCTGCCGAGGAAGAACCGGTCAACGAGACGCCAACTGAAGAAGAGCCGGTTAACGAGACGCCGGTCAATGAAGAGCCTGCCGAGGAAGAACCGACCAACGAGACACCGACTGAAGAAGAACCGGTTAACGAGACGCCGGTCGACGAAGAACCGGCCAACGAGACACCGACTGAAGAAGAACCGGTCAATGACACGCCAGTCGAAGAGGAACCGGTCAACGAGACACCGACTGAAGAAGAACCGGTCAATGACACGCCAGTCGAAGAGGAACCGGTCAACGACACACCGGCTGAAGAAGAGCCGGTCAACGACACACCGGCTGAAGAAGAGCCGGTCAACGACACGCCGGTCGAAGAACCGCCGGCTGAAGAAGAACCCGCAGATTCGTTCACGGTCGAGAACTTGGACGCACCTGCAACCGCCGAAGCGGGTGAGACGTTCACCGTCTCGGCGACGATTTCGAACCCGACCGAGGAGGAACGAACCGAATCCGTTCAGTTCCGTCTCGACGGCGACCTGATCACCACCGAAGAGGTCACGCTCGCACCGGGTGAAACGGCCCAGGTCGAGTTCGAAGTCAACACCGCCGACCTCGGTCTCGAGGCCGGCCAGTACGTCCACATGGTCCTCTCGGACTTCTCCGGTGAGGTCGCGACTCTCGAGCTGACCACCGCGACGGACGACGGCGGTCTCGAGGGCGATCTCGAGAACGACACCGAGACCAACGCAACCAACGGAACCGGCGCGGACAACGCGACTGCCGCCAGCTAAGCGTCGGCGCCGTCGCGGTCGACTCGCGTTCGCACGACCCGCTGGCGCATCTTTTTCTGGCCGCGGTCGATCACGTCCGGAGTGGAGTGAGCAGCCGTCAGGCGAGCAACCGGTAAAGGCTGCTCGCGGCGACGAGCAGTAGCACGACGACGCTCGTGAGAACGAGATTGAAACTCGAGAGCAACGGAATGCCGAGGCCCGCGAGGGCGATGATTCCGAGACCGACGACGCACAGCCCCAGGTGAAGTTGCAGGATCCACGATCGGGCGCCGCCGTGGCCGTCGATGTACTGTAACACCTCGTCGAAGTGTGCCCCCGGCTGGATCGTTTTCGCCTCGGAATCGTACTCGATCACGGCGTCTTCCTGCAACTGCGGCAGATGCGTCTGCTGTAACGAGACGTAGACGCTCTTGTAGAGGTTGTTCGGAACGGGCGTCGTATCGGTCTCGGTGGCCGCGATCTCGGAGGCGATATCCGAGACGTCGACCTGCCCGGATTCCTCGGCGAGCAACTGCACGATCGCTCGCCGACGATCGTTACCGAGGATGTGAAACACCTCGCTTTCCTCGAGCGACTCGGTGCGGTTTGTCTGGACAGACATCGATCAAGAAGAAACGGGATTATCGACGAGCAGTCCACCACCAGCTACCATGCACGAGGGCCTTCGCAGACCACTGACTTTAACTTTTGCAGGCTAGATCGTCGCTCTGGAACGTCGAACGCGAGCAGCAAACGGCGGTCTTGAGTAGGGCTCGGATAAAGCTGACGGCGAGGGACGGCACTCAGGGCGACCGCGCGTCCCAGGACCGCTCACGGGGAAGATCCGCAGTCCTCGGAGAACACCGGCCCGTGACTGGAGCGATGGCGTCGTCGCTGGCCGCTGGTCTCGACGCT
Proteins encoded in this region:
- a CDS encoding helix-turn-helix transcriptional regulator is translated as MVVAPDSIGVIPRLPTERIEPFIAVISPRHVRPIQMEWSPHLAALVGILALVLLGSVLVARNRLDEQNAFVADPEPRHQEFLTDRERVEQLIRENGGRMKQSEIVDAVDWSKAKVSRLLAELEDDDQVTKLRLGRENLVCLPGNEPTASQSPEHPRNE
- a CDS encoding DUF7282 domain-containing protein, with amino-acid sequence MVASAAVAGSVDEHDQTDGEYAIQDNETAPAEEPVDTGENVSDNETGAEEPVDEPNDTIEEDGGAASQGAYVNFSAQTTAGETVVVNNVTTASGGFVTIHDSSLLVGNVFESVIGTSEYLEPGTHDNVTVTLDEPLEEDETLIAMPHRDTNDNETYDFVDSEGADDPPYLTADDEPVTDDAVVSISGADEAPVEEEPVNETPTEEEPVEEEPVNETPTEEEPVEEEPVNETPTEEEPVEEEPVEEEPAEEEPVNETPTEEEPVEEEPAEEEPAEEEPVEEEPPADEEPPAEEAPTEDGDGEINVVIEQATIFVFISELPDNVSASENMSGVEMDGITVDAGNHTAVDSNDTAAHANVTSDLEITLDEVSVASSNGDHTAMGQASDQTDQRSAASFQGSVEVVIEQATIYVFVGDIGAEQPVNETPTEEPPAAEEPPVEEPPAEEEPVNETPVDEEPAEEEPVNETPTEEEPVNETPVNEEPAEEEPTNETPTEEEPVNETPVDEEPANETPTEEEPVNDTPVEEEPVNETPTEEEPVNDTPVEEEPVNDTPAEEEPVNDTPAEEEPVNDTPVEEPPAEEEPADSFTVENLDAPATAEAGETFTVSATISNPTEEERTESVQFRLDGDLITTEEVTLAPGETAQVEFEVNTADLGLEAGQYVHMVLSDFSGEVATLELTTATDDGGLEGDLENDTETNATNGTGADNATAAS
- a CDS encoding DUF7344 domain-containing protein, yielding MSVQTNRTESLEESEVFHILGNDRRRAIVQLLAEESGQVDVSDIASEIAATETDTTPVPNNLYKSVYVSLQQTHLPQLQEDAVIEYDSEAKTIQPGAHFDEVLQYIDGHGGARSWILQLHLGLCVVGLGIIALAGLGIPLLSSFNLVLTSVVVLLLVAASSLYRLLA